The DNA window CTTCGGCAGAGGAAACAGATGATCAATAAGaaaatatatagatatattGTCGTGTATTTAAGTATAAAAGATAAACATGGGATGCATGTTCATCGGATACGGATCCCAACAAACCCTGACAATGCAAAACTCCAAGTTTTCGCACATGCAATTTCAGCTTGTTACACGTGTAACCAGGATTTAATATTTACTACTCATGCTGTCTCACCCTTTCAAattctttatttatattttttaaagtcTTCAGAAATTCATTAGCAACTTTATCTTTTGAGTCTATTTGAGGATATATTacctatatattttattaaaaaataataatattttttaatgtaatATCTATCTCATAAATGGATCCATGTAATCTTAtacaatttttattatttttttattttatatgttgaCCTCAtcaaatatttctttttttaggaaattttttttttacttgaaTCACATTATCATAAATCTGTCAGTTAACCAAAAATaattggcaaaaatttgtgtgagacgatctcacgagtcgtattttgtgagacgaatatcttattttggttatccatgaaagagtattactttttattgtgaatatcgatagggttaacTTGTCTCAACGATAAATATttttgagatcgtctcacaaaaaacctactcaAAATCATTTAcattatattaatatatcatgtttttttattaatcatatatTTATTCTACAAATGAAGttgttaatattttatgattcatTTATTACTTGCGTTACATTTTCGTAATATTAATTTATACTTTATAGTTCATAATCAcatcatatattaaaaaaaaattgttgatgACCTGATTCGAAAACCGTagttttttcttctcttttctcGAATTTTTAGCGTTCGAAAACAAGACCAAACTCCATTATTGGCAACATAGCCCGACAAAAGCATTAACAAAGCATATGAGGCATCAACAAAGCATATGCCGTCAAActgctttttaaaaaaaaaaatccaaaacaGCGATGAACATCCACTTCGTTTATCcacttttttaaataataatattatccacgtatctaaaattttgaaatagcGTATGTAACATGGTATTTTGTGGGAAAAGACAAATTTTGAATTAAAAGTAGGAACGAAAATATATAGTTGGAAATAAATAAAGAGGTTTTGGATATGGTGGTGTGCAGACCGATTCTACAATGCACaattaaatgtaaattttaataaatgGTTGTGTTTCCTGAGATTGATAGCACATCCGGCAAGTGTGAATAAAAACATGGCCTGAACTTTTATACCGTTATCTACTTATAAAGTGCCAACCATTTGTACTCGCACATTTTTGTTCCCGTTGAAGAAACTGGAAATGCAGGACATGATCCACACAACCATGTTCCGATATCAGAAATACCAGTATTTGGGTAGAATCCAATACAATGTTAAGGAGAAAATCTTGCAAGAGAAAAGTGGTTTTATAGTGTTATGTTATCATCACATCATAAAAAAGAATAAACCACCATCTCACCAACCGTATTTCGCTTGCGTCTGAGATTTAGTAGCGTATCCTTTAGAGCGTCGTTCAGCCAACTCCATCTCTTTTTGTTTCATGTCAAAAAGCAAAGACCCAATCTGGTGCTTCCTCTTGTGCAACTTTGAAGGCTTACCCTTGGTTGATGTGGGCTGCAAGAAGGCATAGGGTAGATACATAAGATGCTAACTGAACGATTATAATTTACAGCACTTGGAAGAAAGTCAATTGATAGCTGAATGTTATAATACGGCAGTATAAAATTAACTAGAATTTTCCTCAGTAATCGTTTCATAAAAGTTTTTAATCGGGTATAACATTGCTATTCAAAAAATTAATAGCATGCAAACTTCTTTGGTAACAGAAGTCATGGTAGTTGCCAGCATAGGACAAAGCACCATATCTGCCCAAAAAAAGTTGATTCAAGCACGACGATGTTTGATTGGAGATTAAGTGAACGAGAAATAGAATGAACACATTAGGGGAGATATTACAGAGCAAAATGATGTTTCATGTTTACAAGCCAAGAGGGTTTATCAGACAAAAAAGCATTAGTTGATTGCAGATGATAGGAAGTAGGAACCAAGGCCAATAGTCAGTATGCTGCCAGTACAAAGTACAAACACTAACTTCTCAGGAGGCATTCTCTGTCTCATGGATTTTATCACAATGCTGTATAGACATAGTTAACATTGTAATTTGTACACACATTTCCCAAATGTTTCGATGGTTTGTAATTGTTTCTAAGATTCAAGTGACGTGTTAAAGAATATCTTGACAGTTCGCAGCATAACTAGAAAAAAGTATCCCCTATAGACTGGGGATGATGAGTATGACCCCATAAGTTTTCATCAGTGTGCCTCGCCTGAACCTAATTTTAGGCAAACGAGTTTTCTGTATCCACTAAGACATTTTCATAATAACATACGCGAAGGCATCAAACACCAAACTTTTTTCTGCCAGGTATTTTACCAGAGTCCAGAGCTATGATTGTAACTATAGTTTATGACCATGTTTATGCAGAAACAATCCAAATACTAAATAGCCTAGTGGTATTGTAATGGTCGAATGTATGTTCAATATGTTTATTCGATGTTCTTAAACCTTAAAAAACACATCCAAGCTGGTCAAAAGCAGCAAAGAAGCAATTGTAGATCGGGGAGAGGTTtatatttaagttttttttaagaccGTGAATATTGACTGGTGGAATCAGTCATCGAGATAATTTTCCTACTCAGACAATCATTACAAAGTATAGTTGGATTAGAAACAAATTTCATCCTCAGTTACTTAAATAGCAATTATTGATATTGCAAGGTCCAAGTACACTATACCACCAAATCGACCCAATGACCAACAATCGCATATCAATTCACAATATTATTTGGTATAACGCTTCGCAGTAAGCTCTGGAAGATTTGAATGATACATCAGTTGATAACCTTTACGCTGCAGGGAAAGCAAAAATCGAGATACTTATGCTAAACTCTGCATTTTCACAACACTGTATAAGTAAAGTCTCTTTCCCCTCCTAAATCTCAAAAATTACTATCTTATCATGTGCTCGATGTCTCAGCACAATTTCTATGAGATTAAATCAGAAATGATAAGTTCAAGTCTTATGAGAAAAGTACCTGATATGCAGGGCCAAATGCAATCCCAGTCATTTTCGTCTGGTCTTCCCTTGGTCGATTTTTCATCAACTCGTCCTGCTTCACCTCAACTATATCTTGTGGAGCATCTCTCCTACCCCTCTTTCCATAAACATTAAGGGCATTCTCAACCCCCCCAGATGCCTCAGGAAATGCAATCATAATTGAAGTATCAGCCCAAGTATTCTCATTCTGTGGATTGTTACTATAATTCCCATAACCCGCAGCATAATTCGGGTAATCCAAATGATCCTCATCCCCGTTCAAATAATCAACAGCCTCAGGGCCAACACTAACAAATTGTCCTCCATTATGATGATTATAATAGCTTTCAGTTCCTGAAATCCTACCAGAATAATCATAATTCAACTCATCAGATTTAACCTCGGAGGATCCCAAATTGGAAATCACACCGCCGCCATCATTCTCCATAACGTTACTCACAACAGCTGAAGCAGCATTTTCACCATGGAAAGATTCGATTGCACTGTAATTTGTTGTACTTTCACTTCCTAAACTCCAACTAGAACTATCATAATTCATCTCATCCGATTGATCATTGACAAATCCGACATTTGAACTTACAACCTTATCACTTCCAGTCACACTCTCAGTAGAATCTCGAGCTTCAGATTCAATTATGCATCTCCTGCCAGAACCCAAAGCAGAAGGCATGGCGCCCAAAGTGGCGGTGTTCTTAGGTGCGGGCATACTTGATAAAAATGACATTGCAGAGGAGGTACATAATGATGCTTTTGACTTTTTCCTTTGTCTTTCCTCTTCATCCTCATCCTCGTCCTCGTCACTAACGCCAGAAGAAAACGGATTTATCATTGGGGGAGGCCTAAATTGAACAACCTTTTTGGAGGTAGCTGAAGAAGAAGCGGAAGTCGATGATTTAGGCGTAGGAAGGGACGAGAACAGCGATGAAGATGATGCCTTCGGCTTTGAATTTTCTCTAACCTGATCATCAATTTGTTCATCTTGTTGCACATAATTCGTTCGGGGCTCGGGGTTAGGGAACGATTGGGATTTTGAAGGGGGCAATGAATTGAAAAGAGATGATTTTGGGGGCGGGAGAGAACTGAAAATCCCACCGGGTCTCGAAGTGGACTTTGAGGGGAAATCTTGTTCTTCTTCAGCTTCGGACTTCGATACAAGTGCTTTCGAGTGCTGCTTCTGTTCTTCTTCATCAGAGGAGGCGTAATTTGCCAACAATGAATCCATACAAATCACGATAGGAGGAAAAAAATAAAGGAAAAGAAAGCCCCAATTGGAAGAAGGAAAGAGGAATTAGGGTTCTGGAGCTCTGTTCGGAGATGCTGAATTGGCTGATGACTGATTACCTATATTcgctaaattttgaattttaaagaaaatttgttatttgttaatttttttttaagcggaaaaatgataaaatgttaattttatcGGTGTGTAATATTTTAGTCTTGTATATTTCGTTATAATcatgtaattatatttttttattaattgtaattatttttaaaaaatcatataattaaataacgaATATTATTGTTAAATTTTTGTAAATACGTGGTTAAAAATATTTCGATATACGTACAAATATTTGTGGACGTAATTATAACTTTTAACAACGATATTAGTCATGTAGTTACATGAGGGAAAatactaaaattaattaaaaaaacataaGTATATGATTAAAATTGATATAACTAAACATACATGATTTAAAATGTCACAAACCAATGTATATATAAGTAAAATTGACATTTTGCTTAAACAAAATTGATGAACTTGAATTTTTCCTctaaaaatattgaatttttttttagaattttaaaccatctagttaattaaattatgtgtGGGCACATGGTGTagcagatttaaaaaaaaaaacaaaaacaaaaaattatatGATTACTTGATAGATATGTCCATTACCATTTGTGTACAATGATAGAtatttgatttgaaatttgggTCTGGAATTTGAAAACATAACTAAAATGGTTTGATGGTTGCAGTAGTAAGGGAGAAGCAATTCATTTCTTTGGATGATTTTGACTGATTGCTTGCAGAATTCAGATAGTTTGTGGGTACGGATGATGGAAATCAAAAGGCAGGCTTCCATCTGCAATTCACTTTACAGATAGTGGAGATATGTTATTTATTGATTAGAAGATTATTGGGATATTTTATTAGTAGATGTTTTTGGGACGTAGATATTAGATAAATCAAcatcttttttaaaataagttCAACAAGTAACTCATTATGTCGCATAAATATGCAaaaccaaaaaattaaaaagaacgtgctaaaaaagtaaataaaaaattttgtttaataacATGTATTACagaataggcaaaaacttgtgtgagacggtctcacgggtcatatttgtgagacggatcttttatttgggtcatccatgaaaaagtattactttttatgctaagagtattactttttattgtgaatatgagtagggctcacccgtctcacggattaagatcttaatccgtgagacggtctcacatgagactaactCTACAGAATATTGACAATTTGAGGCATTAAATTAAGGCTTTTTGCATATTGcaccataaaatattaatattgacAAATAATAACTAACTAAatatctcacacaagtttaaAGTGGAATTATCGAAAATTCAAATAGAAAATCACCCGAATAAAAGTGTTGAATCAAAAACCATGGAAAATTATATACAGCCGTGAACAAATTTCCATATTGGACAAGAACGAGCAAAAAGATTGACCTCTGTTAAAAGGATCTTCGAACCCCCACtttaaaattttgtaaaaactgtttatttttttatgaaactttcaacatagttaaaaataaaaaaatacaacATAATCTAACTTACCCATCATGAGAATTATTGGGTACTAAGCCGCTTGCACGAACTAATGTAAGCACTAAAAAAACATTGAGAACAATGCATGCACACATTACTTCACACCTAATCCCAAAACGCAACAGAAACTAAAACAAAATAATAGCGCAGCATTGTGAACATTAGAACAGAGCATATTTATCAGAGGATGGTAATATTAGCTTCTACAAACAGACTAGAAATTAAGGAGGATAAAGTTTCATTTTTTTCCCAGATAACTGAATTCGAACAGAATGTAAAAAGGGTCAACACTAAAAGTTAACAGATCATTATCAGACTGTCACCATCTCTGTTGATTAGTGCAGATAAGCAGGCTGATACTGGTAAGCGTTGCCAAAGAAGTTTCCATGGTTATGAGAGAAGTTATAACTGGCCGTACCAAGAAATGTCGGAACATGGTGATCGTTTGGTCCAGGGTAAGCATATGGCCTTTCATAGATGTATGGGGGTGCATACCTGTCAGTCATTCTCCCGTAGAAGTTCTTGTCAGCAGCCGCATTAGCGACTCGTGGTGCATATCCACCAGCATTGGCACGAGGTCTTTTGGGTTGTGGTTTCGCAACTTCTGTAGCTCTTTTCTTGTCAGCCTTTGCTTTCTCGATTTCAAGAACTTGTTTCTGGAGTGGATCCACTGGGAATTGTTCCTCAAGCTTGTGATCTTCAATGCACTTGATCACAGCTTTAAGTGCAGCGAGCTCTTTCTCATTTGCATCAGTCTGCAATAAACAATTTTTAGTTTCACCAGGATACCTGCAGTAGAAAGTTATAGAACTCTTTACCTGGGGTGGAGCTACCACCATGTTTATGGGTGTTCAACTGACCCCATCAACTCCAAAATCTTTCCTCGTCTCTATGACAAACTtatctactaaaattcattCAATGAACAATAAAATGGAATCCATGGGGTCGATAACTTCTTGATTTCACTCTCCAAATAATTACAAGTTACCTTGTGTTTCTCAATTTGATTATTTTCTCTTATGGTACTTAGATTGATTTCATAATCTTTTTTGTAAGATATACGTGAAAATATGATGATGGTTATTAATTTGTGTATGTTTGTTaacaatatttatattttttgataattaattttttttaaaaaaaatcattttcttccTCCTCCAGACTGACTTTTCTTCCTCCGTCTCTGTTCTTAACCAAAGAACATATCAATTAACGAGACCATCATTGACACAAGCAGAGGAAAAAGACCTGTGTAGAAGCAGTAGGTGACATATTTCCAGGTTTGGCAGCTGCAGACACTTTTTTCACCTCAGACAAGTAGGATTTCAGCAATGAAATTGGTGAAAACTGATTGGTAAGCTCAAAAGCAAATGCTAGATTGACAGCATCGATCTGCCTTCCATTCTTCACCAGCACATCAATCACGCCTAATAAATTGGGTAACAAAATGTGAATTGCATAAAATCTGTACGCTTTGTAAAAGatacatcattttaaaaaaaaaatgcaatttAGATCCATGATGGACCATCTCACTTCGAGTGTTATTGGAATCAGAAAATCTTATAAAAAATCAAACAAgataattctttaattaaaccTAAACACTTCAAAGAAAACGTATGGCAAATACTAGCACTCTCCTAACCACACAATTGCAGGTTTGACAGCAGAGCCTTCCCAAATGATTTTTAGTGACGCGCTATCGGTGAGCTGGTGGAAGTGCAGCTGAAGCCAGATAGAGAGTTACAACTGAAACATAAAGAAGAGAAGCTGAAAAAAACCTAGTTTGATTTCTAGCTGGGCCAATTTGTAAATCTGGAGTCATTTTGTTCGGTTTTGGATCGGAAAAATTATAATGTCTTTCCTAGAATGAGCTCATCTTACAAATACAACATTGAAACAAAAGTTAgaaatgcatcatgaaaatttaaattataaaagggGAGTTAAATCTTGTCATACCATGCTTGGTTAGAAAAGTAACTGAAATGCTTGCATATTAACTACATAAAATTATATCTGTaaattcaagaaattggcaCTAAATTTCATCATTCTAAGGTCAAAATTCCGGATAAAGCTAATGGTTTATTAAGCAACTAAGTATGCATTGCACCTGAAAAGAATAGTGGTAAACCATACAAAGGAATTGAATATAAGGCACTGTTCTACCAACCCATCTTACAAATCAAATACTACACACATACTAGGCATTTTGACACTCTTTAAACATAAGAAAGTGTTTAAAACTCAAAAATGTTTGCAGTTACCAACCTGGCATTTTATCTGACAACCCAAGGTAACGGCATAATTCAGCTGTCTGCCGACGGCGAGATACCATGGGAATTAGTTTGGTCAAGATTTCCTCATCAAAATCTGAATTAATACCAAAAGAAGCCAGAAGCTGCAGAAATGCATGCGCCTCTAACGAATTTCCATTGTTGGCATCAACATCGAGATGATCTAACTTTGGTTTCCAATCTTCAGCAATCGCTCTTGCTCGTTCCTTCACATTTTCTGAGATAATTCCTGATAGAGAGTGAACATCAAGATTTACAACTAAGTTGCTAAGGCATTCCATCAGCATGATACAGGTCCTGCGAAGTCCTAAGAGATTTGAATCTTTCCGAGCATCTGAATTTGAAGTTTCCATGCCATAGAAACCTTTCAGCGAATCCAGAACCAGGGAAGCAGGGTCAGCTGCAGCCCTCAATGCCATAGGAATTTCCTCCCTTAACGTAGCAAGATTTTTGCGGTTGTCTGATATAAATTTGTGTAGTCCTTCTGAGTTCATCTGTTGGCAAAAACTCACCAACTCTGGATAAGACTTCACCTCTACATGCATATTTTGAAAAGGTTTTTTCACCCTAGCAAATTCACTCTCTACAACAATGGGATCAGGCATTTGTTTCTCCATGACAGGTACTTTGGCTAGGTTCTGTTTACTTGTGGCACCTGAATCCACAGAAAATGGCTTTCCGTTATTCTCCATTGCAGTCAGAATAGCCAAGACAGCGGCATCTCGCTTTTCTTGAAGCCTCTCAAGAGAATCTTGCTCTTTAGCCACAATAGCTGCTTTACGCTTCTCCAACATATCTCTTGATTCAACTATTTTGGTTTCAAACTCCTTTTCATGATCTTCAAGTTCGGTGAATCGTCTTTTCAAGGACTTCTGAAGCCCGCTAAAATGCTCTTCAAGCTGTTTCCATTTCAAATTGAGAGTAATAGCACGGTGGCTTTCAAGTTCAGCAAATGCTTTCTGAAGTTGTTGTATTTTAGAGGCGGTGGAGTCCACCAGTGTGGCAACTGATATGTTGTCTTCCATGACATAGAAATTCTGGAATAAAAAAAAGTCAATCATCAGGtcaacaacaaaaacagaaaAAGAAATATCCTCAAATTTCTCTGAGGATGATTATTTTCTATGGGAATATGCTGGTATAAGGAACATATAAGATGTGTACGTATAAGGAACATAGAAGATTCAGAAACGGATATCTTTTCACATTTCAAAGTAATGAATAAGTGGAACCAAAAATAGACCAGTTTCAGAACAGTTCATACAGCAACAGCatcattttcttaaaaacaaACCCAAGCCCTTGTTGGTAGCATAATTTGGACTTCCTTGACATGCTTCTTGACCTACATAGTGTATCGTGACCAGGAAACCACAAATATTTCACTTTGTCTAATATATTTGTGGAATTAGCCATATGATATGACAAGAAAGCACTTGAATTTAACAAGTTATGCGCATCTTGAACTGAGCCAAACGTAACTGTTTTCATGCCATATTCTAACAG is part of the Primulina eburnea isolate SZY01 chromosome 1, ASM2296580v1, whole genome shotgun sequence genome and encodes:
- the LOC140836415 gene encoding uncharacterized protein, which encodes MDSLLANYASSDEEEQKQHSKALVSKSEAEEEQDFPSKSTSRPGGIFSSLPPPKSSLFNSLPPSKSQSFPNPEPRTNYVQQDEQIDDQVRENSKPKASSSSLFSSLPTPKSSTSASSSATSKKVVQFRPPPMINPFSSGVSDEDEDEDEEERQRKKSKASLCTSSAMSFLSSMPAPKNTATLGAMPSALGSGRRCIIESEARDSTESVTGSDKVVSSNVGFVNDQSDEMNYDSSSWSLGSESTTNYSAIESFHGENAASAVVSNVMENDGGGVISNLGSSEVKSDELNYDYSGRISGTESYYNHHNGGQFVSVGPEAVDYLNGDEDHLDYPNYAAGYGNYSNNPQNENTWADTSIMIAFPEASGGVENALNVYGKRGRRDAPQDIVEVKQDELMKNRPREDQTKMTGIAFGPAYQPTSTKGKPSKLHKRKHQIGSLLFDMKQKEMELAERRSKGYATKSQTQAKYGW
- the LOC140836421 gene encoding FRIGIDA-like protein 3, coding for MEDNISVATLVDSTASKIQQLQKAFAELESHRAITLNLKWKQLEEHFSGLQKSLKRRFTELEDHEKEFETKIVESRDMLEKRKAAIVAKEQDSLERLQEKRDAAVLAILTAMENNGKPFSVDSGATSKQNLAKVPVMEKQMPDPIVVESEFARVKKPFQNMHVEVKSYPELVSFCQQMNSEGLHKFISDNRKNLATLREEIPMALRAAADPASLVLDSLKGFYGMETSNSDARKDSNLLGLRRTCIMLMECLSNLVVNLDVHSLSGIISENVKERARAIAEDWKPKLDHLDVDANNGNSLEAHAFLQLLASFGINSDFDEEILTKLIPMVSRRRQTAELCRYLGLSDKMPGVIDVLVKNGRQIDAVNLAFAFELTNQFSPISLLKSYLSEVKKVSAAAKPGNMSPTASTQTDANEKELAALKAVIKCIEDHKLEEQFPVDPLQKQVLEIEKAKADKKRATEVAKPQPKRPRANAGGYAPRVANAAADKNFYGRMTDRYAPPYIYERPYAYPGPNDHHVPTFLGTASYNFSHNHGNFFGNAYQYQPAYLH